Genomic window (Arachis hypogaea cultivar Tifrunner chromosome 13, arahy.Tifrunner.gnm2.J5K5, whole genome shotgun sequence):
agaattttaatttttgttaactctaatatttttttatactgataaagatttaattataaaaatttatattgataaaattataagaattaatagaataattaaatctaattaaaattgtatgtttaatttaaaatgatatatatttatatatgtacataCAAGATtggacttttaatttttaatcaattgatgaaatgttatttaatgaaaaaatttatttttctttctttgtggtGAAATAGATACTCATTgtaataataacatataaaagGTCCCATGTTGTTGGAAAATAATTGAAATGGACAAAACTTCTTTTGGAATCGTTAAATAATGCTTCATGtttctaagattttttaatttccattttttgTGGTGAAACAGATAACCATGACATATAAAAGGGTCCTCGGCCAATGCTATATTGGGAAAATAATTGAAATGGGCAAAGATATTTTAGAATCTTAAATGTGCTTGCTGCTAAATCTACTTCTACTTCGTATGAAAGGGATCGAGATGAATTTTGTGTCAAacattttctttctattttaaacCTCAAAACCACACAATCCTATGCAGTGTTTATTTataaaaatggaaaagaaaaagaaagcagttTGTAATTTTGTATTGCATCATTATATCCTGAGTTAACAGTCAAATTAATTCGTGAAAAATAGGTgatttcttaaatttatttttttaaaattttattaattaaattaatctttaaaaattacaaattaattatatttattcttcaattacttaattaataattGTTGTCGACGATTAGTGAtgttgaatattaattaatagtatACATGACATTTAACATATTCAattgaaaattcgaaaaaattgTAATCTGGagaggtatgataaagacgctAAAAGAGAATAACATTATCAAGAACAGAAAAAtgaagtctattgataacatgaacagcagtaagaacagcagtaagaacagcttcaccccaagtacgtTCAGGacacgaaaaagaaagaaatattgcACAAACATAGTCAAGAATGTGATGGTGTTTGTGGTCAACTCGTCCATTTTGTTGGGACGTACCAGGATAGGAAACCTCAGACAAAGTACCATGTTCTGCAAAAAAGGTTAAAAGTTTGAAATCACAGTATTCTATAGCATTATCGCGTCAaaaaaccttaatgaccttggaaaactAAGTTTTAATCATAAtgacaaagttaatataaatctgagCTAACTCATGGCAATtaatcatcaaataaacccaagtaaagcatgaataataaacaataaaaacGACAAAGTATCGAGCGCCTCCCATAGAAGCGGTGGGGGCGGGACCCAAACATCAGAGTTGATAAAATTCAAAAGAGAGAAAGCAGGAGAGGAATTATtatgaaaagataaagcaggttgtttgatagtttgacaagaaatgcaatcaaaagactcATTAATAATCTGACCCAAAATACCCCGAGACATAGGGGTGGCAAAATGGGATAAAAATAGCATATTTATACAAATAatagtatatttataaatattaataataaaaatagtctcactaatgtaaatgatacaataattatattaaaaacagctaattacataattgcataatttttaaGATTCTATATAGTTGAATCTaatggacaaataaaaaaatatctatatgataatgtcttaatattttagcatactataaatcatattataaatttatatatcatattataattttaagtcaactccttaaacacattataacataAACCATAAAAAAAGATACACCAAATTAACGAATATCACATGGTCACAATATACACTATAAATTGTCatgatatttcaaataaaaagagcatcaatacagagaaatcaatgaatataactaaaataaagagcaacaaagagacacatacaaaaaataataataaagagaatcaataaaaatattaacaaattaatatatacacgaacaatgtatatattaattgtgaatcacaaaaacaagacaatatatatatgaattgaagtacacatgacaaaatagaatattacaaaataaaattatagtaagattatttaaaaacaacGTAAAGATGGCACATCTTTTTTGTTAATCGgaagttaaaagaaaaaaaagtatgcgcctaataataaacaattaaaataaacaaaatttttaaaaaaatataagaaaaatgaaatgtataaataaagacaaaagaaacaaaaaataaataaattacaaaaattgtacTCTAAACacgagagagagggagggaggaagggagggaggaagagagagagaaaagagagcaaatgagtaaaaaaatatttgatcttgtataaatattaaatagataatattaaaaaaataaactaaattaaattaatttatatatttcgttatcatatttattattcattaaataatttgatatttactccaatcaaatcaaataagtaatataattaactaaattaattaattgatataattaattataattaatcaattaatataaattataataaatattgagatttgaatatctaatcaaattaattaattaaaataattaatttgctttaatgaattaaatgaaataaatcagGAAACACCTCAAAAGCATACACATCAATTTCATTATTAAGTGCAAAaacctgatttttatataatagaatagatagatagataataaaaatatttttttaaattagtataattatgtattattcattaaatattaattgtaatattgtaatataattataataaagatatttttctaaaataaatttatttagagaaatataaattggttattaataaccggtgtcattattattattattattattattattattattattattattattattattattattattattattattattattattattattattattattattattatattttcgtttgataattgataagtagtttaataatgcattaaatattgattttatataactataataaagatattttcttaaattagtataattatgcattattacttaaattctaattatagtataattataataaagatatttttataaaataaacttagaagagaaaatagtgcatTCATTTTGGCGGAAAAATGGATTCATGAGTAATCGACACAtcactttcattagttggagggaaaacccagttttagtatactaagtagaaaataaaatcaaaatacattaaacaaaatttaacattctaaaaatataacCTAATAACTTTTAAATGATACTTGATCttttcatatcacgaacatttgaatcACGTATCATTCTCCTCTTCCTAAAAAAAGATTCGTCATCAAATCTTGTAGTTGGAAAATTAATGTATGAAGAGAACAAATATAAgaaagatttttttctttttgtttttttttccaaattgaataaaaaagatacaataaaattgaaatagaaacaaaaaggatatattgaaattaaatacaaaaaaataactcTACTTTCTACCAAATTTCTTTACGCAATAAGAAAGAGAATCATCAACCTAACTTGTCTATGCTATAATTTGAGAATTAAATTGTAGGGACTCTTTAACCTTCTATCCAATTCCTCAATGTAATAAAAGAGAGATTCATTCAACTTCACTTATCCACATCATGGTTTCAtcatgaaacaaaaaaaaaagaaaggttttcACACCTTTAATCAATAGATGTCGATAATAATAATTTGTGAGATATTTATAAAttcttattagattaaaataaaaaattctaaacctATAAATAAGGTccaatttaataactaaataaacaaaattaaaatatattaaactaaattgaacattttaaaaatataaactaataacttttaaataatacttAACTTTTTTATATTACTTTTAAATAATACTTAACCTTTTTATACGACgaatatttaaaatatgtatCAATAAATGTTGAGAGTTGATTTAAATCTATAATGAATTAATTTTCGACTGaaatatacaataataaaaaaaataataataacgatCATACTATTTAATCAGTATGAATCACACTTCATTCTATAATTAAATaagatgataaattttaaataagaacACATGGTACTAACTACTAACATCACATTCACACGGTCGAAGATATATAGCATGgaaatagataaataattttacTAGTAAATCAATTCTTTAAACAAATAATTTgctaatgaaataaaaataaacaaaaattaataaaaaataatttttgaaaaaaaaaaacaaaaaaaaatctagtaatttgattaaaaaattgaaaattgatatgCAGTCATTatagtttattatttttgaccATTACTTTTAGTCATCAATTAAATTCGTTCTTTtcgtttaataatttaataactaaatattgataattaatttcgTTCTTTtcgtttaataatttaataactaaatattgataattaattaataacaaaaaataataaattttgacaattttttatatattttttaaaaaaatttcatctttACCTGTAACATATCAGATAAATTCCGACAGGGTTTATCTGCATGTCATCTTTCAATTGAAATAAAGACAACACCAATTAAATTAAATAGCGGTACCATATATACACTAGTATTATTCAATAAAGACACGATGTTTCACAATTATTGCTAACAATAATTGCCagcttttaagattttttaacaaataaaaataaattcaagatTCAGTATCAAAAGggtcgaaaaaaaattaaaactgttCAACGCATTCAGCTAGCAGAAGCATGGCCGAAAATTTTCTCATAATCTTGCTTCAGTTACTAGTTATCATGGTATATATACATCatgatatatttaatttaatattctttttttgttcttcaatttgaacaattttcttttcaaagctTATGATTACAACTTAAAACTTATTTTACCTTGCAGTGTTCATCCCATGGAAGAGAATTGGGTGGTGGAACCAAAAACAATATGAATCATCATATGATGAATAATCATCATGACATAGACCCTTCTCTAATGGTGTTCTTGACAATGAAGGATTTGAAGGTAGGTCAAAGGATGCCAATTTATTTTCCAAAGAGAGACCCTTCAACTTCACCTAAGCTATGGCCAAAACAAGAAGCCGATTCACTTCCTTTCTCGTTGGAAAAACTCCCACAACTCCTCCAACTCTTTGGCTTCGCCCGCGATTCTGCGCAGGCGAAAGCCATGGAAGATACCCTGAGGGAATGTGAGAGCAAGCCCATCAAAGGGGAGGTCAAGTTCTGTGCAACTTCCTTAGATTCCATGCTTGATTTCGCTCAAAGCATTCTGGGAAAAGATTCCGGGTTTCGAGTACTTTCGACTTCTCACAAGACTAAGTCTAGTGTGGCTTTCCAGAATTATACAATGTTGGAAGACATTAAAGAGATGGAAGCTCCGAAGATGGTGGCTTGTCACACCATGCCTTACCCTTATGGTGTTTTCTATTGCCATAGCCAGACAACTCAGAACAAGGTTTATAGTGTGCCACTTGAAGGTGACAATGGTGATAAGGTGGAAGCTATCGTTGTTTGTCATTTGGATACTTCGGAATGGGCTTCTTCTCATCCTTCATTTCAAGTTCTTGATGTTAAGCCTGGAACCTCTTCGGTGTGCCACTTTTTCCCTGCCGATAATCTCATCTTCATTCCAAAAGTACTTCAATCCCATGCTGGATTTACCTCCATGTGATGTTAGCAATGAAAGTGTGTTTCACTTAATTTCATAATAAAACTtgtccttttattattattattaaataaaaagtaaTTCTTATGTTAATTGAATTGAGTCTATTAGGCATGTATATGGCCTGACCCGAATTCGAACATTTTGAGAGCTAATTTGGTGGAATTTTACGGAATTTAGGGTCGAATAagagttttaaaaatatatctgGTCATTATTTATGGTCGAGTTTGACTTCACTCGACTTATGTGTATTCTAAGAGGactaaaaaaagtatatatattttaaattaattctaatattatgttataattataaatttattgttttatttttaatcgcattattgaattaaaaaatagataaaaaatatgaaattaaaatttataaataaattcatatttaaatatggatatcaatttttttatatcaaatatattttttttatttataaataaatgtatcataattttttgatataaaatttatcaaaatttatattttattggttTAGACTCAATTTTAGTATGATTCAAATAtagtaaaattttatcaaatttaaaaccaaataaaaatctcaaaaataaaCTCGATCATTATTTAAGATCAAATTCGAATCAAAATAATGAATCCGATTTTTACCCGGTCATGAACACTCTTGGAGCCTATTCTATTCTATAATAACGAAGTAAAATAAGTAGCTAAGAAATTGAACTCGTCAGCTCAAATTACAATCTAAATTGACCCGTAGTACCATCTTATAGTTTCTAGGTTATAGTAATGCATGTTTAAATATTTCATCAATTAAAAGGTTTAATAATTTTGTTCAtcagtataattttattaaatttataattagatctttatatttttttaacttaatttttataatatttttaattttataattaagttctttttgtattaaaaatattaaaattaataaaatatttttttttaaaaaatatgtggtaaatatttaattaagtttttttattgTAAGTACTTTCAGTATACatagaaatattttattaataggatcttttaaagt
Coding sequences:
- the LOC112736866 gene encoding BURP domain-containing protein BNM2A, with amino-acid sequence MAENFLIILLQLLVIMCSSHGRELGGGTKNNMNHHMMNNHHDIDPSLMVFLTMKDLKVGQRMPIYFPKRDPSTSPKLWPKQEADSLPFSLEKLPQLLQLFGFARDSAQAKAMEDTLRECESKPIKGEVKFCATSLDSMLDFAQSILGKDSGFRVLSTSHKTKSSVAFQNYTMLEDIKEMEAPKMVACHTMPYPYGVFYCHSQTTQNKVYSVPLEGDNGDKVEAIVVCHLDTSEWASSHPSFQVLDVKPGTSSVCHFFPADNLIFIPKVLQSHAGFTSM